The following proteins come from a genomic window of Pirellula staleyi DSM 6068:
- a CDS encoding aminotransferase class V-fold PLP-dependent enzyme, producing MNPDDYCPETPSLAAPKSKPHSPPIYLASVWEMESPAEADQILGGTQPGYVYQRDGHPNADMLAEKLRLIHACEQVAITSSGMSAISAPLLAHVGAGDHVVVGSRVYGKTLVLLQQEMSRLAIDVTVVDTSDLAATASALTPKTKMLVCETLANPRLQVADIRQLANLAHERGALLLVDNTFASPLVCQPMLLGADLVMESLTKMLSGHSDVILGMIGGTRAAMARVVKVMSAWGMSSSPFDCWLSLRGLATAHLRIERACENALAVAQFLAAHPAVDLVDYPGLVSHPDHRLSLAQFREGRFGSMVALRLRGGRAAADALIACDSGIPFCPSLGELNTTLSHPETTSHRGMSIEAREALGITGGTIRLSVGTESKETILARLEQGLAAAS from the coding sequence ATGAATCCCGACGATTATTGCCCTGAAACGCCGTCGCTGGCGGCACCGAAGTCGAAGCCTCACAGCCCGCCGATCTATTTGGCAAGTGTGTGGGAAATGGAGTCGCCAGCTGAGGCGGATCAAATTCTGGGTGGCACCCAGCCGGGCTATGTCTATCAGCGCGACGGGCACCCCAACGCCGATATGCTGGCCGAAAAGCTCCGGCTGATTCATGCCTGCGAGCAGGTAGCCATTACGTCGTCGGGAATGTCGGCGATCAGCGCGCCGCTGCTGGCGCATGTCGGGGCCGGGGATCATGTGGTGGTGGGGTCGCGTGTGTATGGCAAAACACTCGTTTTGCTACAACAAGAGATGTCGCGGCTGGCGATCGATGTCACCGTGGTCGACACCAGCGATCTCGCAGCGACAGCCAGCGCGCTGACCCCCAAGACAAAAATGCTCGTCTGCGAAACGCTGGCCAATCCCCGTTTGCAGGTCGCCGATATTCGCCAGCTTGCCAACCTGGCCCACGAGCGCGGCGCGCTGCTGCTGGTCGATAACACCTTTGCATCGCCGCTGGTTTGTCAGCCGATGCTGCTCGGGGCCGATCTGGTGATGGAGAGCCTCACGAAGATGCTGAGTGGTCACAGCGATGTGATTCTCGGCATGATCGGAGGAACTCGCGCGGCGATGGCTCGGGTGGTAAAAGTGATGAGCGCGTGGGGGATGTCGTCGAGTCCCTTCGACTGCTGGCTCTCGCTGCGCGGGCTCGCTACGGCCCATTTGCGGATCGAGCGCGCCTGCGAAAACGCGCTCGCCGTGGCCCAGTTTCTGGCAGCGCACCCGGCGGTCGATTTGGTCGACTACCCCGGGCTCGTCTCGCACCCCGATCACAGGCTGTCGCTCGCTCAGTTTCGCGAGGGACGTTTTGGCTCGATGGTGGCGCTGCGACTCCGTGGCGGACGCGCGGCAGCCGACGCGCTGATCGCTTGCGATTCCGGAATTCCGTTCTGCCCCTCGCTGGGTGAACTCAACACCACACTGAGCCACCCCGAAACGACGAGCCATCGCGGGATGTCCATCGAGGCCCGCGAAGCACTCGGAATCACTGGCGGAACGATTCGGCTCAGCGTCGGAACCGAATCGAAGGAGACAATCCTGGCACGGCTCGAACAAGGGCTCGCAGCGGCCAGTTAA
- the rsfS gene encoding ribosome silencing factor, with protein sequence MASTAENPTTKRDPELSLKLAVAAAIAAEENRGQDVAVLDMREQTVIFDFFVIATGTSQRQLRAMGDAVDDVLQKEYHHKRYGTEGYQDTQWILLDYGSVVIHLFDEQHRGFYRLEDLWAGAKRIDYKKIAAGK encoded by the coding sequence GTGGCCAGTACGGCAGAAAACCCCACCACCAAGCGTGACCCCGAGCTGAGTTTGAAGCTCGCTGTCGCTGCCGCCATTGCAGCTGAAGAGAACCGGGGTCAAGACGTTGCCGTGCTCGACATGCGCGAACAAACGGTAATTTTCGACTTCTTCGTCATCGCCACCGGTACGAGCCAGCGACAGCTGCGCGCCATGGGGGACGCCGTCGACGACGTTCTCCAAAAAGAGTACCACCACAAACGCTACGGCACCGAAGGGTATCAGGATACCCAGTGGATCTTGCTCGATTACGGCAGCGTGGTGATCCACCTGTTCGACGAGCAGCATCGCGGCTTTTATCGGCTCGAAGATCTGTGGGCAGGTGCGAAGCGAATCGATTACAAAAAAATCGCGGCGGGCAAATAA
- a CDS encoding type II secretion system F family protein encodes MNGMFAELAIVGATFASVSAALATIGLLARDLFSKPDTSRPRLELAEPQPEGDLNRWFFRLVEESGTFMDMTTATAVVIGGGVLGLGLPLVMFENLLGAAGGLILGITLPIVYLSVLRWWRVGTMQKQMPQALQAVADAVRSGQTLSEACQLVSKEIKGPLGQEFAYAHQQLELGHAPVSVMNRMATRVPLTEFRVFATAVVVHRRAGGNLSLLTERMSHSARDRQDVRNHLMAVTSGSRLSAFGMVLGGIIAVAFLTWLEPDYVRAFLENPKGPWLLFIAFMLQVVGAIWVWRILKVNY; translated from the coding sequence ATGAATGGAATGTTTGCAGAACTAGCGATCGTCGGGGCCACGTTTGCCAGTGTCTCGGCAGCCTTGGCCACGATTGGTCTCTTGGCGCGCGACCTCTTTTCGAAGCCCGACACCAGTCGGCCTCGGCTCGAGCTCGCAGAGCCCCAGCCCGAGGGTGATCTGAATCGCTGGTTCTTCCGGCTTGTCGAAGAATCGGGAACCTTCATGGACATGACCACCGCCACCGCCGTGGTGATTGGTGGTGGTGTGCTCGGTCTCGGTCTTCCACTGGTGATGTTCGAGAATCTGCTCGGTGCTGCAGGGGGACTGATCCTCGGCATCACTTTGCCGATCGTCTACCTCAGCGTGCTTCGCTGGTGGCGTGTCGGCACGATGCAAAAACAGATGCCCCAAGCGCTGCAAGCGGTAGCTGATGCGGTGCGCAGTGGTCAAACCCTTTCAGAAGCCTGTCAGCTCGTTTCGAAAGAAATCAAAGGGCCCCTTGGTCAAGAGTTTGCCTACGCCCATCAGCAGCTCGAACTGGGGCATGCCCCGGTCTCGGTGATGAATCGGATGGCGACACGCGTGCCACTGACCGAGTTTCGCGTCTTCGCAACAGCGGTGGTGGTGCATCGCCGCGCCGGTGGAAACTTGTCGCTCCTCACCGAGCGTATGAGTCATTCGGCCCGCGATCGCCAGGATGTTCGCAATCACCTGATGGCGGTCACCTCGGGGAGCCGACTTTCGGCCTTCGGCATGGTGCTCGGCGGAATCATTGCGGTGGCCTTCCTTACCTGGCTCGAACCCGATTATGTCCGAGCTTTCCTCGAGAATCCCAAAGGTCCCTGGCTCCTCTTCATCGCCTTTATGTTGCAGGTGGTGGGAGCGATCTGGGTTTGGCGCATCTTGAAGGTTAACTACTAA
- a CDS encoding oligosaccharide flippase family protein, translating to MSPTASQAETLTSSVEQGARTVLATQIFSQLISIASLALLLRWIAPAEYGLLAAVTPALMLPRMFAALGTSAATVQRHAITSDETSAIFWLQLAASMVAALITAACGPWLAWQLSEPRLALLCYALAGSTIAGSLGATHLAILERELKLVALSRVRLLAQLAGAVAAIAVAYQKPTAAALVAQQYGELLTLSIGGWLVTRWRPAWPRFSRSHTTLAQFSGLTSLAQVIFYVAQNLHLLLLPLLLPENFRTALGLYTQAYNLMLKPVLLVTSPLTSVLLAGISRAREARHDPSPVVARLFRMTAILLFPVASGTFATAMELMPLLGGSNWKTAGTILAILAPVILVQGMLNLAAYVMMAYSRLVVLVAMSLVSLVMLVQSALLALWATNISFSAGDEALEATIRLAMVTSVVTCLVIAPPQLWLMLQSTGLSARTILLPLLRPLRAAVIMGAIVMLARSVLLRFDTLGDLARLSILVPLGVALYLLLAWPDVRWLRGILAGGLTSTVSDEKPTPKIPTSKRRK from the coding sequence ATGTCACCCACAGCGAGCCAGGCCGAAACACTCACGAGCAGCGTCGAGCAAGGGGCGCGAACGGTTCTGGCGACCCAGATCTTCTCGCAGCTAATCTCGATCGCAAGTCTGGCGCTGCTGCTGCGCTGGATTGCTCCGGCGGAGTATGGTTTGCTGGCGGCGGTCACCCCCGCGCTGATGCTGCCCCGAATGTTCGCCGCGCTCGGCACTTCAGCAGCCACGGTGCAGCGACACGCAATTACGAGCGACGAAACGTCGGCGATCTTCTGGCTACAACTGGCTGCTTCGATGGTGGCGGCCCTCATCACAGCCGCTTGCGGGCCGTGGCTCGCTTGGCAATTGAGCGAACCGCGACTCGCCCTGCTTTGCTACGCGCTGGCGGGAAGCACGATTGCAGGCTCGCTCGGCGCGACGCATTTGGCGATCCTCGAGCGGGAACTGAAGCTGGTGGCTCTTTCGCGCGTGAGGCTCCTCGCGCAGCTGGCGGGTGCAGTGGCGGCGATTGCTGTGGCGTATCAAAAGCCAACAGCAGCGGCGCTTGTGGCACAGCAGTACGGCGAGCTTCTCACGCTGTCGATCGGTGGCTGGCTCGTCACGCGCTGGCGACCCGCGTGGCCCCGCTTCTCGCGCAGCCACACAACGCTTGCGCAGTTCAGCGGACTTACGAGCCTAGCGCAAGTGATTTTCTACGTCGCGCAGAATTTGCATCTGCTGCTCCTTCCGCTGCTGTTGCCCGAGAATTTCCGGACCGCGCTGGGACTCTACACGCAGGCCTATAACCTGATGCTTAAGCCGGTGCTACTTGTCACCTCGCCCCTCACGAGTGTCCTCTTGGCCGGAATCTCGCGCGCTCGCGAAGCGCGACACGATCCCTCTCCTGTCGTGGCGCGGCTGTTTCGAATGACTGCCATTTTGCTCTTTCCCGTGGCGAGCGGAACCTTCGCCACCGCCATGGAGCTGATGCCACTGCTCGGCGGATCGAACTGGAAAACCGCAGGAACCATCCTGGCGATTCTGGCGCCGGTGATCCTGGTGCAAGGGATGCTGAATCTCGCGGCATACGTCATGATGGCCTACTCGCGGCTAGTGGTGCTGGTCGCGATGTCGCTGGTCAGTCTCGTGATGCTCGTGCAATCAGCGCTGCTGGCGCTGTGGGCGACCAACATTTCGTTCTCAGCGGGCGATGAGGCCCTCGAAGCGACAATCCGCCTGGCGATGGTCACTTCCGTTGTCACATGCTTGGTGATCGCGCCGCCCCAGCTGTGGCTGATGCTGCAGAGCACCGGACTCTCGGCACGCACCATCCTGTTGCCACTCCTGCGTCCACTGCGAGCCGCCGTGATCATGGGAGCGATCGTGATGCTCGCGCGAAGCGTGCTGCTTCGATTCGATACGCTTGGCGATTTAGCGCGGCTGTCGATCTTGGTGCCACTGGGAGTCGCGCTCTATCTGCTGCTCGCTTGGCCCGATGTTCGCTGGCTACGAGGCATCCTCGCCGGAGGTCTCACGAGCACTGTCAGCGACGAAAAACCGACGCCTAAAATCCCGACTTCCAAGCGTCGGAAATAG
- the dprA gene encoding DNA-processing protein DprA — protein sequence MHESVENSLWEMRLAMLDGVGPRTRFNLVDRFGSAQEVFTASQHELRMVTGVGPKVVQQIQSPPAWQEVEKLLDECTSLGIEVVPLADERYPPSLVNLPDPPGVLYQQGALQASDRQAIAIVGTRHATPYGLAQAKHFAYALSRAGYTIVSGLARGIDAAAHRGALDAGGRTIAVLGSGLACIYPPEHLDLAKEIAEKGALLSEQPPHSPPTRFSFPQRNRIVTGLSIGVVVVEAAERSGALISGRLAAEQGREVFAIPGRIDSRMSKGCHQLIREGAALIESVEHVLEQLESLGRDDLVPPSRVRGANAKQRSLPSDSSSDSAAAPPKLAPIPADLSAEERKIVELLSAEPMLIDQVTVRSKLPISRVLSTLSVLEMKRLISRVGGNQVMRR from the coding sequence ATGCACGAATCGGTCGAGAACTCGCTCTGGGAAATGCGGCTGGCCATGCTCGATGGCGTCGGTCCACGGACACGTTTTAATCTCGTCGATCGTTTCGGATCGGCCCAAGAGGTCTTCACCGCCTCGCAGCACGAGCTGCGGATGGTCACCGGTGTCGGCCCGAAGGTGGTGCAGCAGATCCAGTCGCCTCCCGCCTGGCAGGAGGTGGAAAAACTCCTCGACGAGTGCACCTCGCTCGGCATCGAGGTTGTTCCGCTGGCCGACGAGCGCTACCCCCCGTCGCTCGTGAATCTGCCCGATCCCCCGGGAGTCCTCTATCAGCAGGGCGCGCTACAAGCCTCCGACCGGCAGGCGATTGCGATCGTGGGGACACGTCACGCCACTCCTTATGGACTCGCACAGGCGAAGCATTTTGCCTATGCACTTTCGCGCGCCGGCTACACCATTGTGAGTGGCCTTGCGCGGGGCATCGATGCAGCGGCTCATCGAGGAGCCCTCGATGCGGGTGGTCGCACGATTGCGGTGCTTGGCAGCGGACTGGCCTGCATCTATCCACCCGAACATCTCGATTTAGCGAAGGAAATCGCTGAAAAAGGGGCTCTTCTGAGCGAACAGCCACCCCACTCACCTCCGACGCGATTCTCGTTCCCCCAGCGCAATCGGATCGTCACCGGCTTATCGATCGGCGTCGTGGTGGTGGAAGCTGCCGAGCGAAGTGGGGCCTTGATCAGTGGCCGTTTGGCCGCCGAGCAAGGGCGCGAAGTCTTTGCGATCCCGGGGCGGATCGACAGCCGCATGTCGAAAGGTTGCCACCAGCTGATTCGCGAAGGAGCGGCGCTGATCGAGAGTGTCGAGCATGTGCTGGAGCAGCTCGAGTCGCTGGGGCGCGATGATTTGGTGCCGCCGAGTCGTGTGCGTGGCGCAAACGCAAAACAGCGGAGTTTGCCAAGCGATTCGTCGTCGGATTCGGCAGCAGCCCCGCCGAAGCTGGCTCCGATTCCGGCCGATCTTTCAGCTGAAGAGCGCAAGATTGTCGAGCTGCTGTCGGCCGAACCGATGCTGATCGACCAGGTGACGGTCCGCTCGAAGCTGCCGATTTCGCGCGTCTTGTCGACCCTCAGCGTGCTCGAAATGAAGCGGCTGATTTCTCGTGTCGGCGGCAACCAGGTGATGCGCCGCTAG
- a CDS encoding sugar phosphate isomerase/epimerase family protein produces the protein MNDSSNVTSSRRTFLQSTAVAATLAASSCIAPASAIEPIPRNGKPKFKLSLAAYSYRELLQGKNGQEPQLKLSDFVSDCATFGLDGTELTSYYFPSNVTFDDLRTLARQCFRLGLDVTGTAVGNDFGFPAGPERAKQIDGVKLWIDRAAVLGAPVIRIFAGHVKKETTPAQAHSLMVSAIEECCDYAGTKGVHLALENHGGPTATAEGLLAFVRDVKSPWFGVNLDTGNFHSDDIYSELAAVAPYALNAQVKVVVSGPDKKKVPADFPRIAKILREAHYRGYVVLEYEEADDPRTECPKFLDQLREALA, from the coding sequence ATGAACGACAGCTCAAACGTCACTTCATCTCGCCGAACATTCCTGCAGAGCACTGCGGTGGCTGCCACCTTGGCTGCGTCGTCGTGCATCGCTCCCGCCAGCGCCATCGAGCCGATTCCTCGCAATGGCAAACCGAAGTTCAAACTGAGCCTCGCCGCCTATAGCTACCGCGAATTGCTGCAAGGTAAGAACGGGCAAGAGCCGCAGCTGAAGCTGTCCGATTTTGTGAGCGACTGCGCCACGTTTGGACTCGATGGAACCGAGCTCACCTCGTACTACTTTCCTTCGAACGTCACATTCGACGATCTACGAACCCTCGCGCGGCAATGCTTTCGCCTGGGGCTCGATGTCACCGGCACCGCTGTCGGCAACGATTTCGGTTTTCCAGCAGGACCCGAACGGGCCAAACAAATCGACGGCGTGAAGCTCTGGATCGACCGTGCTGCAGTGCTCGGTGCACCAGTAATTCGGATCTTCGCCGGACATGTCAAAAAAGAGACCACACCAGCTCAAGCACACTCGCTAATGGTCTCGGCGATCGAAGAATGCTGCGACTATGCCGGCACCAAGGGAGTGCATCTGGCGCTCGAAAACCATGGCGGGCCGACCGCCACTGCAGAAGGGCTGCTCGCGTTTGTGCGCGATGTGAAGAGCCCTTGGTTTGGCGTGAATCTCGACACCGGCAACTTCCATAGCGACGATATCTACAGCGAACTGGCTGCCGTGGCTCCTTACGCCCTCAACGCTCAGGTGAAGGTGGTTGTTTCGGGCCCGGACAAAAAGAAAGTCCCCGCCGACTTTCCACGAATCGCCAAGATCCTTCGCGAAGCACATTATCGCGGCTATGTCGTCCTCGAATACGAGGAAGCTGACGACCCACGCACCGAGTGCCCGAAGTTCCTCGATCAGCTGCGCGAAGCACTCGCGTAG
- a CDS encoding WD40 repeat domain-containing protein: MPTSTLASRSTVSASLLLFCLLAVSHAVAAPFVPVRDPSCVAYAPSGTVVATGCSGQSDGNFPPRPHPDVRKCGVVALWDVATGKRLRRMETFGDLTKIAFSHDGKLVAACRLYASGDGVRLDEVRVWDTTTGRAVQVLDRCHAFDFSPTESKLVVLSRSRCVIYDTETWEKLAPIDSLGGSLTIEYSADGKSLLGSVENQGRYQLRRVALDAVDRTIDSLLLPAPIYQIAIAEAGEQLATGHAPGLVIVWNAKTLEPISKVETLEQGLVHPFFSRDGKLLGIGSQLRGDVQIVRTETGEKLREFTFEKGSFKTTQVRKETEQIRPESDPGRFVFSPDGDSFLVGAYGGIVRLIDSGADIRRFGD, translated from the coding sequence GTGCCCACCTCGACACTTGCCTCGCGATCGACTGTCAGCGCGTCGCTACTGCTATTCTGCTTGCTGGCCGTCTCCCACGCTGTCGCAGCGCCGTTTGTACCGGTCCGCGATCCGTCGTGCGTAGCTTACGCGCCAAGCGGAACCGTTGTCGCCACCGGCTGCAGCGGCCAGAGCGACGGAAATTTTCCACCTCGGCCTCATCCCGATGTTCGCAAGTGTGGCGTGGTCGCCTTGTGGGATGTCGCCACGGGGAAACGGCTCCGTCGCATGGAGACGTTTGGCGATCTGACCAAAATCGCTTTTTCGCACGATGGCAAACTCGTGGCAGCGTGCCGACTCTATGCCAGTGGCGATGGAGTGCGGCTCGACGAGGTGCGTGTCTGGGACACCACCACCGGCCGGGCTGTGCAGGTGCTCGACCGGTGTCATGCGTTCGACTTCTCACCGACCGAAAGCAAACTGGTGGTTCTTAGCCGAAGTCGCTGCGTGATCTACGACACCGAGACGTGGGAAAAGCTAGCGCCGATCGACTCGCTTGGGGGATCGCTCACCATCGAGTACTCAGCCGATGGAAAATCGCTCCTGGGATCGGTCGAGAATCAAGGCCGCTATCAGCTCCGCCGCGTCGCGCTCGATGCTGTCGATCGCACTATCGATAGCCTCTTGCTCCCCGCGCCGATCTATCAGATTGCGATTGCCGAAGCGGGCGAGCAACTGGCAACTGGCCACGCGCCGGGGCTCGTGATTGTGTGGAATGCCAAAACACTCGAGCCGATTTCGAAAGTCGAAACGCTCGAGCAAGGGCTTGTGCACCCGTTCTTCTCGCGCGATGGAAAGCTGCTGGGGATCGGTTCGCAGTTGCGCGGCGATGTGCAGATCGTGCGAACGGAAACTGGCGAAAAACTACGGGAATTTACGTTTGAAAAGGGTTCATTCAAAACCACGCAAGTTCGCAAAGAGACCGAACAGATTCGTCCCGAGAGCGATCCGGGGCGGTTTGTCTTCTCACCCGATGGCGACTCTTTTTTGGTCGGCGCTTACGGCGGCATCGTCCGTTTGATCGACAGCGGCGCCGATATTCGGCGCTTCGGCGACTGA
- a CDS encoding type II secretion system F family protein gives MQDLIQQVQLWLFTIGAPAWLQRPGSWVALGCGLLALVLVIRMILKRTKQVAVERGLEPEAGGVFGSLTPALAAQIPGSEKERTEFAAMLRQAGFYSRTAMASVYAYRFLLLVFPLVCAGLIAIFSPRSQTFRILFVGAFIAIALSIIPRLYIFFRRRKRLTEINNGLADMLDMLGMCLSGGMPLSASLDHVAKNLTNYPALADELLIMKRQAEVSSLKHALADFANRLDTPEVRQVASLLSRGDQLGSSISRNLLDQADHFRTARRQMATMQANRTPVFLTFPLMFCFAPAVLILLMSPSFMQLSEFLSPSNTRNPLANNESISTDRIVETLESLDQSIPQNTSPAGRPSLAPPAGPPTR, from the coding sequence ATGCAAGATCTTATCCAGCAAGTGCAGTTGTGGCTCTTCACCATCGGCGCTCCCGCCTGGCTGCAGCGGCCCGGTTCGTGGGTCGCCCTGGGCTGTGGCCTCCTGGCGCTGGTGCTCGTGATTCGGATGATTCTGAAGCGCACCAAGCAGGTGGCTGTCGAGCGTGGTCTCGAGCCCGAAGCAGGGGGTGTTTTCGGTTCGCTGACCCCCGCGCTCGCCGCACAAATTCCCGGGAGCGAGAAGGAACGGACCGAGTTTGCCGCGATGCTCCGGCAGGCTGGTTTCTACAGCCGCACGGCGATGGCGAGTGTGTATGCCTACCGCTTTTTGCTCCTCGTTTTCCCGCTCGTTTGTGCCGGTTTAATCGCGATCTTTTCGCCTCGCTCGCAAACGTTTCGGATCCTGTTCGTCGGGGCGTTCATCGCCATCGCGCTGTCGATCATTCCCCGTCTGTACATCTTCTTTCGTCGACGCAAACGGCTCACCGAAATCAACAACGGTTTGGCCGACATGCTCGATATGCTCGGAATGTGCTTGAGTGGTGGCATGCCGCTGTCGGCGAGCCTCGATCACGTGGCAAAGAACCTGACGAACTACCCGGCGCTGGCCGACGAGCTGCTGATCATGAAGCGGCAAGCGGAAGTGAGCAGCCTGAAGCACGCGCTGGCCGACTTTGCCAATCGCCTCGATACGCCCGAGGTTCGCCAAGTTGCCTCGCTCTTGTCGCGCGGCGATCAGCTCGGTTCGTCGATCTCGCGCAACTTGCTCGATCAGGCCGACCATTTCCGGACCGCTCGTCGGCAAATGGCCACCATGCAGGCCAACCGCACGCCGGTGTTCCTCACCTTCCCTTTGATGTTCTGCTTTGCTCCCGCTGTTCTGATTCTGCTGATGTCCCCTTCGTTCATGCAGCTGTCGGAGTTCCTCAGCCCGAGCAACACCCGTAATCCTTTGGCGAACAACGAATCGATCAGCACCGATCGCATCGTCGAAACTTTGGAATCGCTCGACCAATCCATTCCCCAAAACACCAGCCCTGCTGGTCGTCCCTCGCTTGCTCCACCTGCTGGACCACCCACCCGCTAA
- a CDS encoding response regulator, producing MIEQAATVYVVDDDRAARESVIAMVGLKGLPAQGFGSAEEFLAFYDASRTGCLVVDVRMQGMSGLQLQQELKSRGCTLPVIVITGYADVPMAVRAMQNGAVTFLEKPCQEHELWRGIERALNQEQAQQTLRRQRAEIETRMNTLTSDEVVVMRKLLEGLPNKRIAADLDIGLRTVELRRSNIMRKMEADSLSELVQMAILINFLTPSIH from the coding sequence ATGATCGAGCAAGCGGCGACCGTTTACGTAGTGGACGATGATCGAGCCGCGCGCGAGTCGGTCATTGCGATGGTCGGACTCAAGGGGCTTCCGGCCCAGGGCTTCGGTTCAGCCGAAGAGTTTCTCGCCTTCTACGACGCCTCGCGGACTGGTTGTCTGGTGGTCGATGTCCGGATGCAAGGGATGTCGGGACTGCAACTGCAGCAAGAGCTGAAGAGTCGCGGCTGCACGCTGCCGGTGATTGTGATCACTGGCTATGCCGACGTTCCGATGGCGGTTCGCGCCATGCAAAATGGGGCGGTCACGTTCCTCGAAAAACCTTGCCAAGAGCACGAGCTGTGGCGCGGCATCGAGCGAGCCCTGAACCAAGAGCAGGCCCAGCAAACGCTTCGTCGTCAGCGGGCCGAAATCGAAACTCGCATGAACACCCTCACCTCTGATGAAGTGGTGGTGATGCGAAAGTTGCTCGAAGGGCTCCCCAACAAGCGGATCGCTGCCGACCTCGATATCGGTCTCCGAACGGTGGAACTGCGCCGCTCGAACATCATGCGGAAGATGGAAGCCGACTCCCTCTCGGAGCTAGTCCAAATGGCGATCCTGATTAACTTCCTGACCCCCTCGATTCACTAA
- the aroB gene encoding 3-dehydroquinate synthase, translated as MSGQVVRVALSERSYDIHIGAGNLASIGTLVQAQLKPVHAVLIADARLAATHAATCEASLAATGMRVTTLLVPSGEKSKSVEQSARLWNEMLAAKTDRRSVVVAVGGGVIGDLAGFVAATFGRGLPFVQVPTTLLAQVDSSVGGKVGINLPAAKNMVGAFWQPRLVLIDTAVLHTLPEREYLSGLAEVVKYGVILDAPFFAALEQSAAALLARDTVALTAAIKRSCELKADVVRQDEREETGLRAVLNYGHTFAHAIETVAGYEALLHGEAVSIGMVQAARLATLLGRIDEAFCVRQKRLLDALQLPTVSPPLAADDLVAAMQRDKKVERGLLRFVLPTKLGHVELVGGVEEALVRQTLAANC; from the coding sequence TTGAGCGGGCAAGTGGTGCGGGTGGCTCTTTCCGAGCGCAGCTACGATATCCACATCGGTGCGGGAAATCTCGCGTCGATTGGCACACTGGTGCAAGCTCAGCTCAAGCCGGTGCATGCGGTCCTCATTGCCGATGCGCGACTTGCGGCCACGCATGCTGCCACTTGCGAAGCCTCGCTGGCGGCGACTGGGATGCGCGTCACCACCCTGCTGGTTCCCTCGGGTGAAAAGAGCAAATCGGTCGAGCAATCGGCGCGACTCTGGAACGAAATGCTCGCAGCCAAGACCGATCGCCGCAGCGTGGTGGTGGCGGTGGGTGGCGGAGTGATTGGCGATCTGGCGGGTTTCGTGGCAGCGACGTTTGGGCGCGGGCTCCCGTTCGTTCAGGTTCCGACCACGCTACTTGCGCAGGTCGATAGCAGCGTTGGTGGGAAGGTCGGCATCAACCTCCCTGCGGCCAAAAACATGGTGGGAGCTTTTTGGCAGCCTCGCCTGGTGCTGATCGACACCGCCGTGCTCCACACGCTCCCCGAGCGCGAGTATCTGTCGGGACTCGCCGAAGTGGTGAAGTATGGGGTAATTCTCGACGCCCCTTTCTTTGCTGCGCTCGAGCAGTCAGCAGCAGCGCTCCTTGCGCGCGATACCGTGGCGCTGACAGCGGCGATCAAGCGGAGCTGCGAACTGAAGGCCGATGTCGTTCGGCAAGATGAGCGAGAAGAGACCGGTTTGCGAGCGGTGCTGAACTACGGTCACACGTTTGCCCACGCCATTGAAACCGTCGCAGGCTACGAAGCGCTGCTGCATGGCGAAGCGGTGTCGATTGGCATGGTGCAAGCCGCGCGACTCGCCACGCTCCTGGGGCGAATCGACGAAGCGTTTTGCGTTCGTCAAAAGCGATTGCTCGACGCGCTCCAGTTGCCGACCGTTAGCCCGCCGCTGGCGGCCGACGATCTTGTGGCAGCAATGCAGCGCGATAAGAAGGTCGAGCGCGGCCTGCTTCGTTTCGTGCTCCCGACGAAGCTGGGACATGTCGAACTGGTCGGCGGCGTCGAAGAAGCGCTCGTCCGCCAAACGCTCGCCGCAAACTGCTAG